The genomic region GTGTCTGAAAACTCGCGCTTCGGAGGTTTCAGACACGTCCCGGACGACTAGAGAGGGGAATCCTGAACATGTGGAAGGTATTGCTTGTAGAAGATGAGGTATTTGTACGGGAGTCGGTGCGAGAGATTATTTCCTGGGAAGAGCTGGGCTTCACGGTCATCGGAGAATCCGGTAATGGGACCGAAGCGCTGGCGATGATCATACAGGACACACCGGATCTGGTGCTGACCGATATTGTCATGCCGGGAATGGACGGTCTGGAATTACTCAAACAGACCCGTCAGGCCGGGCTGAAGACCAAATTTGTGATGCTCACCTGTATGGGGGAGTTCGAATATGTGCGCCGTGCGATGGAATACGGGGCTTCGAATTATATTCTGAAGCTGTCCATGAGTGTGAATTCGCTGCGTGATACACTCCGTAAAGTTAGTGCGGAACTGGGAGCTTCGGCTGAAGTTCGAACGGAGGCAGACCAGCATGAAGTGCCATCTCCATCTCCGTTAATTACATCATCGCCTGCTTCGCCTAATTCTCTGACGGTCTCTTCAGCGCCCCCACCTGAGACGGACCTTCCGTTCACACCTGTTCGTGAGCCGAATGTGAAGCATCCGGAGATTAGTAAAATTATTGAGTACATTGGACAGCATTACGACCAGGACATTACCGTCAAATCCATGTCACGATATGTGATGATGGGCGAGAATTATGTGAGTGCTTTGTTCAAGAAGAAAACCGGTCATACCCTCATTCACTACTTGCACGGGGTACGGATGGAGAAAGCGGCTGAATACTTGCGCGAGACGGATCTTCCTGTACAGGAGATTGGTTACCGGGTAGGGTTCGGAAGTGATAATTATTTCATCAAAATATTCAAGCGTTGGACCGGTTGC from Paenibacillus sp. FSL R5-0341 harbors:
- a CDS encoding helix-turn-helix domain-containing protein, which produces MWKVLLVEDEVFVRESVREIISWEELGFTVIGESGNGTEALAMIIQDTPDLVLTDIVMPGMDGLELLKQTRQAGLKTKFVMLTCMGEFEYVRRAMEYGASNYILKLSMSVNSLRDTLRKVSAELGASAEVRTEADQHEVPSPSPLITSSPASPNSLTVSSAPPPETDLPFTPVREPNVKHPEISKIIEYIGQHYDQDITVKSMSRYVMMGENYVSALFKKKTGHTLIHYLHGVRMEKAAEYLRETDLPVQEIGYRVGFGSDNYFIKIFKRWTGCTPSQYRHRS